The following nucleotide sequence is from Echeneis naucrates chromosome 5, fEcheNa1.1, whole genome shotgun sequence.
GGCAGCTGTAGTGCATCCAAAAAGATTTGACTCAATAAACTGAGAAAATTAGGCTATTGGATTTGTTACGCCTTTCACGTACTCCAGCTGTTCAGTGTAATGCAacatactgtactgtatttCTCTTGCCACAGTCAGATTGGGGGCACATTCTATGGCAATGAAATTTTTTTATAACCCCAATATTCTCTACTTTGGAGAGAatttttaagtaattttttttttattctaatttaagtttttgttttgttttgttttgttttgttttttatgccTGCTGTATGTCAGATGTGACTCAGCCAAGGTAGGCAGCTCTGTATGACAGGTTCGGTGGGCAAATTGCAGTGATTCATGAATTAGTGTTTATGAGTTACATCTTCCCCTAATGCAGTATCCTCGGGTATCTTTGCATGCCTTTGATTATATAAAAAGTATTTAATGAAATTGGCGAGAAGATAAGCAGTCAACATTCAGCAATAGTTTATTGTATTATATCTGATTTCTTCATTGatacataaataacattttgcTTTCATCACTTGCCAGGAATGATTATGAAGGAAAAACTAACCAAATTATCAGCTGATGATAATTCAACGAGGATCACATGACTATTTTCCATATTAGTGTACTTTAATTAACTTTAGTTAACtctttgctctgctctgctctgctgctatTTTTCTTAACTTAAGCTTCAGAAGTGCCCCTCCAACAATTCAGGTTAGAAGCATTTTTACATCCTTCGGGTTTGTGTTGCATCACAGAGTGGAATCAGCCACATGGTACTCAGTAAAAGGCTTCTTGCTTGCTTTTGCCCTCCAACTGTGCTAGAGGATTGAGAGATGGTTATCTGACACATGGAAGTTAGTATCAAAAAGTATGTAAACCTTTGTCCAGCGTCAAGAGTTTTGTAATAAAGGTGTCTTTAGATATTTAGGATGCCATGTTCATGCTGTCAGTGAGTAAAGCTGCAACTTTAATTTGTGTTAGTTGTGCCATGCGAATGTGCAGATATTTGTCTTGAAATAGGTAAAAGAGGGACAGTCCTGGTAGGTGAAGTAAGTAATTGCTAACCAGGAGATCCTAAAGCAGTGAGTTTCTGTAATCACCTCCGTACTGACCCATCACAGCTCTGGGTAAAACTACACATAATTTCCGAAAATATAATCTGGAGATTTAAAACAGATAGCGCCCATATTTTTCCCCTGCCTTTTTGCCATTTATATCACTATCtgccattttatttgtttcatgtgtttttttttttcctaaacatGAAAGGATGCATTCATCACAGTGACACATTCACACGAGTCAAGTATACACATAATGGACATCCATGTGATTTCAATCTGTGTTCTGTGTCATATCTGTTGTCAAAAGTTGGCCATAAAACATTATCAGATTTGTGTGTAGGGCTGTGACATGCAAACATGGAAAGGTAGTTCCTTTCTTCTATccacaaaagaaacaacaattttCCACTTCTTGTCTGCTATTCCTTTGAGGGTAGGTGGAGCTGCCATTTAGaagtaaacagtaaaaatattatAAGTATATCATTTTAGTCCATTTGCTGCTATTCTAAGCTCTTGGTATTTCACACTTTGTGGtaatgaaatgcatttaaagcagctttaatCAGCAGCACTAGAATAATGGCcattggagaaaaagaaatgctaaaTCAACAGTTTTTCCTAGTGAagaacaattacatttttagcAGACATACTCATATccaactgtgtttgtgttgtgcgttTCTGTCTTTACTTGTCAGGATGATGCCCGCCAACTGTTTGccctgtcagcagcagcagaggagcaggGCATCCTGCCAGAAGACTTGGCCAACATCATCCAACGACTGTGGGCCGACAATGGCGTCCAGAGCTGCTTCACACGGGCCAGAGAGTACCAGCTCAATGACTCTGCAGCCTAGTGAGTGCTTTAATAACATAAATTAACATCAAGATTACAGTGTGGAGTATTGTGTGTCATCATAAAACTACACAGAGTTGACCTCTGATGGCACGGTGGCTggattttcagcatttttagAGAAGTACTATGGAATTACAAAGAGACGTTGCCTTTTGGATGAGGTAATGTCGAAATTGCAAATCTCATGGGTAATGTTTTATTTGAGAAAGATTACGATGAAATAGGATTATAATGCATAGAGTATTTCCAGCTGCTCAAAAGATGATTGCAGTGGACTGACTGAGGGTCACTTTGGAGCCAGACATATGTCGCTGCATTGGTCCAACAGGAGCTTGGTAGAATATGATGCAGAGCTGTTTTCCTGCTAAGCAGAAATGTGTCTGCTCTTCTTTGTGGAAAATAACCAGCATTGCTAATGAAAGGGATATTTATTGAAGTTCTATTTTTCaattgaagttaaaaaaaaaaaaaaaaaaaatcattatcgTGTTATTGAgttacagtatatatatatatcgagCTTCAGAATATCCTGAAGCTACTATTTGATCCAGCTTTCTTTACCCAACGTCTTTTGCTTTTAAGACCTGTTGTGCCACCAATCTGCAGCAACACAGTGCTCAGCCCCTCCGTACAGCTCTTAATTACCTCAGGGCTCCATTTGCTGGCTGTGTTTTTCTAATGCACCGGTATAATGGCAGGGACAGCCAGAGGTAATTGTGAGAGGTGGTTATCACCCTGACCCTCAGGGACCCCCACTGCCCTTAAATGGAAATCCAGAGAAAACAGCCTCAACATCACCAGCCGCCTGCTAGCGGcgacagcaacagcagcaacaggaatttattgtatttatttcaatCTGATATGCCAGGTTTTTACAGAAAACTTGACGCATTAATATGTCTCTTAACTGTCAGGGGAGTGTTGTTTAAATAGAATAAAGAGTAGTGTATGTAGTGTATTGAACTTCCACTGGGATTGTTCTGTGTTTGCCTTCACCAGTGCTCTGTAATCACAACATCTGCACCTTTGCGTCACTAATCATGACCAAAGGCACGGGGACCTGGAGTATATGAGGTGCAATGTTTCACCAGGTCCTTGTAGAAACGAGTCTGACACTAGTGAGAGCCAACGACAGGAAGGGAGagctggagagacagaaagtgcAGCTCACATTAGCAGAAATTAGTCTTTTATTTCTAAGTTTGATAAAAGGCAACATGCACTGTCTATTATCCACTCTGAAATTAATGGACCCAATCATTTGTGGAAACAAGCTTGACATTTTCCCATCTGCTTGTTTGACAACACAATGCTCTGTAATTGTTCTATGTGCAGCAATATGTGCTGCCTTTAGACAGTCTACTGTTGTTACTCTACTCTCTGCTGTGCCTGTAATTTTTCCAAGTCTGTCACACTACTTTTGAGCACCTTTTCTTATTATAGTTTAAGAAGGCTGAATTCATTTAATCTCCCAGTCTTATAAACCCAAAGGCCAAATCGAGCAGTCTCCATATCTGATTGGTGTACTACTAAACCTCTGTGTGACGCATGACATGAAGTGAAGGTGTGAGCACTCTAATATCTCCACTTGGGGTGAGGCGTTTAAGGGATTAGATCCAACCAATGCTTTGTTATAAAGCAGTCTATTTAAACATTTGACTATGATGTTAAGAGattgacagaaacaaaatggtTTTCTGTGGTTTGCATGATAATGTGTAGCAGTAGACTGTAGCATGTATTTAGTGCTTGTTTCAGGCTGGAGGCATCTTGGCCCAAGAGTAATAAGTAAGagcaagatttttttattttgcccacatgcatgtacaAGCaagaacgcacacacacacacgcacacatgcacaagccaCATCTTCTATATAGATTCAAAGCAATCCAAAATATGTACTTAGTACTGCCTAACTGAAATTGAAGGACCTATATTAAACTTCCATATACCTTTTTTAtatgataattaaaataaaaacacttcatcAATAATGACTTATAACTGAAATGTGAGTTGTGCTTCGTTGCCTTCAGTTTGCACTCCCTTGATGATCAGGGATCATCAGAATTAATGTCTTCTGTGTTGACGTTTGAAAAGTGTCCATGCAAcatcatttcatctttattAGCACGGATCAACATTGAAAGTTTTAATACTTGCCATGCTTTATGTGTTTCAGTTGGCAAGAGAAGAAATGTCGCCGGATCTTACACACATGCCAGTTGCATTACGTTAATAATTCGTGACTgcttaatgttttaaaatgcagtAACATGTTGAACTTTCACAGAGTCAGGGAAAGTAAAGAAGCTCTGTGTTCTTCTGTGGCTCTAAACTGGCTCCTAATGTGATGTGATTATGAATTTGAAATCGACTGTGTTGCGACAGCACAGTGCTGTTACTGGGCTGTCACaagtctctctgtttttctcgtGTGTGTATGAAAGAACAGATGAACTTTTAACCTGAAACAATCCTCCCACACACTTCATCTTAATGACAACAGCTTATCCTTTTGCTCAGTGAGTGAATAGGTCCTTATTTTGAAGTTTATTCTGTGCCACTTTGTCTCCCGACAGCTACTTAAATGACCTGGAGAGGATAGCCAAACCAGATTATATCCCCACACAGCAAGATGTGCTGCGTACTCGCGTCAAGACCACTGGCATTGTGGAGACACATTTTACCTTCAAGGACCTGCACTTCAAGTAAGAGTTCTCCTGCACACATTTTAATCAGCTGATTTTATCGTAACATTTCTAAGAttataattttacatttccGACcaacaataaatgtttttaatcactttatatTGTGCAGCCCACATTTCACTTGCCTTGCAAAAGGCAACAAGCACTAATTCACTCACTTGTTTGGTTTGACTCAGTGTTATATGTAATGGCCCAGGTGGGTCACCTTCATCGGATTAACAACAACCTCTGATTATACACTTGCATGAAATAGAAATAAGCAGTTGAGCTGTTTCACATAGTGAGGCTATAATTGTTTAGACCATCATGTAGCAACTACAGTGATCAGAGCGGATGAGGATGGGGTCAAGGTCAGCCTCCACTCAGCAGGTGACAGCTTTTACTTAAATAGGCTCCGCACCTAAAATCATCAGCACAGTGTTGGCTTCATTGTTCTGGTAGTTTCTGCAATCTGTTGCTGATGAGGATTTACACAATGATGAACacatcagagagaaaaatagcAAAACTTTTTCTATGAATCATCAATCATTTTGTAAGGAGATAAGACACTCAGACATGAAACTGTGTGGAACTGCTCTTGTAAAAACCTAAGCTGCCTATGCAGAGAATTTTACCATCATTGGAAGCTTGTACAGTCTCACAGTTGGTGAGCATGTAtgagtcatttatttttcacaaaatttggtacatgcatgtttttggtttttttttggaaagtcaATAAATGTCACAGAAAGAAACCAGATAACGTCGTAATGGGGAGCCCatgagtgaaaacacaaagtatTCTGTTTTGTTACCCCACGCAAACAACACGCTTATGTGTGGGAGTTTAGTAACTGAATCACCATTGTTGGGAAATACAAAGTCATTATTAGcccttttattttgttactttaACTGTCAACCATTTCCAGCCATGTTTCTCAGAAGTTGTCTTATTCTTTCAGAGTAAATGTTCATAATTCTGTGCATGGTGACAGATAATCATATTTATTGTTGTTAGACTAGATtagaacacacacaggcacacaccaATCTGATGGAGACAATAGTCACCACAAAGGATTTGAAAACAAAGGGAAGATGCTTTTAAATGCCAAAGATGTATATCGAAAAAGGCCCCACTCAAACTATGTTGtgaaaacactttaaatgaagGACTGTGcttctgtgtctgctgtgtgtctggCTGTAATATTCAAGTCTCGTTATGTCTTGATAGATGCTATTTCTTTGTGGAAGTCAGGAACCAAATCCAAGCACCATATATTTACGTTCAGCAGTCTGTTCAGTGCAGCGCTCCTGTGAGATATCAAGCTTATGTAAGCAGTGCAAGACATGAGGTAAACAGTCTAAAGTGTGTCACTGTAATAATGAGCTCTGCTGACTCAGCCCAAAGCCGGCTCTCTGTGAGAGTCAAGGTTCGTCTGTAATGAGCCAAATTCTGCAAAGTGAAAATAGTTTAGCAGGAAGAGTGAAGTGTCACGAAGAATGTGTGTCACCGTGACAAGCAATAGATGTGTAAACTCGGCCTTAATCTCCAGGCGGAAGACCTTCCTCCCAATTGTAGAACTGGCTCTGACCATTTGAGCATCCATCTTGGTTAATCTGAAGAATCTGCTGCCATAATGCCTCCACCTATCTAGAGGCTGGCTGTTACCACAGCAACCCACTGGACCAAAATCCTAACAAATGCCAAGAGAGTTTAAGGTCACGCGTCGAACGTTCTGCCCAGAAAatagaagaggaagatgagtgaGCGCAGGACACAGGCCTGTCTGTCACATTGGAAAAAGTGTGTCTCCGGCCCACAGCCCTATCTGCTTATCAAAACAGCCTGTTtacactgtgtgtttctgtgcaggatGTTCGATGTTGGAGGCCAGCGGTCAGAGCGGAAGAAGTGGATCCACTGCTTCGAAGGAGTCACAGCCATCATCTTCTGTGTCGCCATGAGTGCTTACGACCTGGTCCTGGCTGAGGACGAGGAGATGGTGAGTTACTGCAGTACCCCATCCCAGGATCATTTAAAGTGGGCCGGGAGGTCGCGGATTTCTGCGAGCTCATTTCCTTTATGTGCCCTAGTTGTGCTCTCTAATAATCTCTCTTATATCCACACCCAGAACCGGATGCACGAGAGCATGAAGCTGTTTGACTCCATCTGCAACAACAAGTGGTTCACAGAGACATCCATCATCCTGTTCCTCAACAAGAAGGATCTGTTTGAGGAGAAGATCGCCAACAGCCCTCTGACCATCTGCTTCCCTGAGTACTCCGGTACGGTATGAACAGCTTTATGTAGACACTGACCAGAGCAGTATGATTTGTAGacctgagaaacaaaaaaatctatgaatATGTCATGAGTAGGTCTTCCTGAAACAAAATGTGCAGTCTCAGTCTGTGCTTCTCAATTATCAGCTTGTGTGACTCGTGCAAAATAAGAAGTCCTTTCTGTGATTCTATGAGCCTCTGCGTGGATCACAGAAGTGAAAACGCCTCACCTTTTCAGTAGATGAttgtatcacatttttttttattccgtTGTTTTCCTCAGGCCCCAACAAGTACGAGGATGCCCAGGCCTACATTCAGACTAAATTTGAGGACCTGAACAAGAAGAAGGACACCAAGGAAATCTACACCCACTTCACCTGTGCCACTGACACCAAGAACGTGCAGTTCGTGTTTGATGCAGTCACTGATGTCATCATCAAGAACAACCTGAAGGACTGTGGCCTCTTCTAAATACACATTTGAGAAAGGGTCAAGGTGAGTTTGTTCAGATGAATAATTCTCAGGCAGTGACTCAGTAACAGCCAGTCCACAGAAATGACTGATTTCATTGTATTTCTGTTGCTGCCCTAGATTACTTGAACAGTCCTGAAGACCATACAGACGGAGGAATATACTCGCATCATGAATGACTGCACTGGCCAACCATGATTTCTTCTTTGATCAGCTTTTTATAAAGACACCTAAGAGACTGAAAACGCCACGAGACCTGCTGCAGAATTTCAACCAGTTCTGATTCAGTTGCTCGTATTGTTAACTCTTTGGGCtatgaccacaaaaaaaaacaaaaacaaacaaaaaaaaaaaaaattctacatttattttgtattgttgttctttatttcttgtttgttttcaattactagaggaagcaaaggaaaagttttttatataaatgcattcattttacttttagaGATTCTGATGTGCAAAATTATAAAACTTTTAATCACATGAAGCTTATTTTTGAAGCACAGGCATTGACAGAAAATATGATTGATAAAGGAAAGTGCTTTTTATATAATGTTTACATAAGTTCATCATTCAT
It contains:
- the LOC115044287 gene encoding guanine nucleotide-binding protein G(i) subunit alpha-2, coding for MGCTVSQEDKAAAERSKMIDKNLREDGEKAAREVKLLLLGAGESGKSTIVKQMKIIHEAGYSEEECKQYRAVVYSNTIQSIMAIIKAMGNLKIDYEETARADDARQLFALSAAAEEQGILPEDLANIIQRLWADNGVQSCFTRAREYQLNDSAAYYLNDLERIAKPDYIPTQQDVLRTRVKTTGIVETHFTFKDLHFKMFDVGGQRSERKKWIHCFEGVTAIIFCVAMSAYDLVLAEDEEMNRMHESMKLFDSICNNKWFTETSIILFLNKKDLFEEKIANSPLTICFPEYSGPNKYEDAQAYIQTKFEDLNKKKDTKEIYTHFTCATDTKNVQFVFDAVTDVIIKNNLKDCGLF